One window of Chryseobacterium sp. JJR-5R genomic DNA carries:
- a CDS encoding TonB-dependent receptor, whose protein sequence is MKLINKSMLTAIITLSTASIYYAQQVQDTADTRSRDIEQVVIAGVADLAKDRKTPVAVSNIKAAQIVERLGNQELPEILNTTPSVYVTKGGGGFGDANIRVRGFGNSNTAVMINGMPVNDMENGAVYWSNWAGLADVTSDIQIQRGLGSSKLAIASVGGTMNYITKAADKKREGIVTLGIANDGYLKTSFAYNTGKSKTGWSSSFLLGRTAGAMYIDGSDFESYNYYFALGYQPNEKHDLQFTFTGAPQWHNQNFTNTIATYLDMGDGLLNGVKAEDPNRRYNSNWGTLNGQQFSTNTNYYSKPIASINWDWKISEKSKLSTVGYGSWGRGGGTGFLGSINGKTVFNVAKTADGQIRWDDIVRWNQGQVVSDFTVGNTTNAPANATPGIATRTNGLVQRAHVNSHDWYGILSNFQHKINDNWNFSVGIDGRYYFGYHPGVITDFLGNREYRENQNLNQQPFYTVNQSYSTVPSANPFVKAVKDDSQIASRNYNGEVLWYGGFGQVEYSNDKISAFAQGSISNQSFQRIDNWVLDGVTKQQGQIVNTKTGFKDLVGYNVKGGLNYNINDNHNVFGNIGYYSRQPFFTSVYPNNQQVVNPNLTNEKIFSAELGYGFRASNFRANVNLYRTSWADRFQRRTGLTIIDANGVSNPFSYAEVNGLTEVHSGIEFEASYKLGQYVELEGSASLGNWEYEGNASSTSYDQNNNPINLAAGSNIATLALDGVKVGDAAQTTTSLTVILKPVAGLRFYANWRYADRNYAGFNVNDFDNSRNSATYTAPATQFGALRLPDYHLFDLGANYKFNLKGGQSFTISANVYNLFDTTYIVEATTNNHTGLSANNFVGTGSTPAAQLASQNAQLTAYNNVGTYQGIHQSNQVYFGFGRTWSTSLTFRF, encoded by the coding sequence ATGAAATTAATCAACAAATCAATGCTAACTGCGATAATTACCTTATCCACAGCTAGTATTTATTATGCACAACAGGTTCAGGATACTGCTGATACAAGATCAAGGGATATCGAACAGGTTGTAATTGCTGGAGTTGCCGATCTTGCGAAAGACAGAAAAACACCGGTTGCTGTTTCAAATATTAAAGCTGCACAAATTGTTGAAAGATTAGGTAACCAGGAACTTCCTGAAATCTTAAATACAACTCCTTCAGTTTATGTTACGAAAGGTGGCGGTGGTTTCGGGGATGCTAACATTAGAGTTAGAGGTTTCGGTAATTCAAATACCGCAGTAATGATCAATGGTATGCCTGTCAACGACATGGAAAACGGTGCCGTTTATTGGTCTAACTGGGCGGGTCTTGCTGATGTAACTTCAGACATCCAAATACAAAGAGGTCTTGGATCTTCTAAATTGGCAATTGCTTCAGTAGGGGGTACAATGAACTATATTACAAAAGCTGCAGACAAAAAAAGAGAAGGAATAGTAACCTTGGGAATTGCAAATGACGGATACTTAAAGACTTCTTTTGCTTATAATACAGGAAAATCAAAAACAGGATGGTCTTCATCTTTCCTATTAGGAAGAACTGCAGGAGCAATGTATATTGACGGTTCAGATTTTGAATCTTATAACTACTACTTTGCATTAGGATACCAACCAAATGAAAAACACGATCTACAGTTTACATTTACGGGAGCTCCTCAATGGCATAACCAAAACTTTACCAATACTATTGCAACATATCTAGATATGGGTGATGGTCTATTAAACGGAGTAAAAGCAGAGGATCCAAACAGAAGATACAACTCTAACTGGGGAACTTTGAATGGTCAGCAGTTTTCAACTAACACCAATTACTACTCAAAACCTATCGCTTCAATCAACTGGGATTGGAAAATCTCTGAAAAATCAAAATTGTCAACAGTAGGTTACGGCTCTTGGGGTAGAGGTGGAGGAACTGGTTTCTTAGGAAGCATCAACGGAAAAACTGTTTTCAATGTTGCTAAAACAGCTGATGGACAGATAAGATGGGATGATATCGTTAGATGGAATCAGGGTCAGGTTGTTTCAGACTTTACCGTGGGGAACACTACAAACGCTCCAGCAAATGCTACACCTGGTATTGCAACAAGAACAAACGGATTGGTACAGAGAGCACACGTAAACTCTCATGACTGGTATGGAATTTTATCAAATTTCCAACATAAAATCAACGATAACTGGAATTTCTCTGTTGGAATTGATGGTAGATATTACTTCGGTTACCACCCAGGAGTGATTACAGATTTCTTGGGTAATAGAGAATATCGTGAAAATCAAAATCTAAACCAACAACCATTCTACACTGTTAACCAATCATACAGCACTGTTCCATCTGCAAATCCTTTTGTGAAAGCAGTTAAAGATGATTCTCAGATTGCCAGTAGAAATTATAATGGTGAAGTTTTATGGTATGGAGGTTTCGGACAGGTTGAATATTCAAATGATAAGATATCTGCATTTGCTCAAGGTTCGATATCTAATCAATCTTTTCAAAGAATTGATAATTGGGTCCTTGACGGAGTTACTAAACAACAAGGACAGATAGTTAATACAAAAACTGGATTTAAAGACCTTGTGGGATATAATGTAAAAGGTGGATTAAATTATAATATAAATGATAATCATAATGTATTTGGTAATATCGGTTATTATTCAAGACAGCCTTTCTTTACATCTGTTTATCCAAACAATCAGCAAGTTGTAAATCCTAACTTGACTAATGAGAAAATTTTCTCAGCAGAATTAGGATACGGTTTTAGAGCTAGTAACTTTAGAGCGAATGTCAACTTATACAGAACTTCTTGGGCTGATAGATTCCAGAGAAGAACTGGCTTAACAATTATAGATGCAAATGGGGTTTCAAATCCTTTTTCATATGCTGAAGTCAACGGTCTAACAGAAGTTCATTCAGGAATTGAATTTGAAGCATCATATAAACTAGGTCAATATGTTGAACTAGAAGGATCGGCCTCATTAGGGAACTGGGAATATGAAGGTAATGCAAGCAGTACCTCTTATGACCAGAACAACAACCCAATTAATTTAGCAGCAGGAAGTAACATTGCTACATTAGCTTTAGATGGTGTAAAGGTTGGTGATGCTGCACAGACAACAACTTCACTTACTGTAATTTTAAAACCTGTAGCAGGATTAAGATTTTATGCTAACTGGAGATATGCTGATAGAAATTATGCTGGTTTCAACGTAAATGATTTTGACAACTCAAGAAATTCAGCTACTTATACTGCACCTGCAACACAGTTTGGAGCTCTTCGTTTGCCTGATTATCATTTATTTGATTTAGGAGCTAACTACAAATTTAATTTAAAAGGAGGACAGAGTTTTACAATTAGTGCAAACGTATACAATTTGTTTGATACTACGTATATCGTTGAAGCAACAACTAACAACCACACTGGTCTTTCTGCGAATAATTTTGTAGGAACAGGATCAACGCCTGCTGCACAGTTAGCATCACAAAATGCTCAACTTACAGCTTACAACAATGTAGGAACTTACCAAGGTATCCATCAATCTAACCAAGTATATTTTGGTTTTGGTAGAACATGGTCTACAAGTTTAACCTTCAGATTCTAA
- the nadC gene encoding carboxylating nicotinate-nucleotide diphosphorylase gives MKRPAYVTDKVLKQFIKNALEEDIQDGDHSTLSTIPKDLEQSAKLLVKQDCILAGVELAEIIFKTFDKNLHVETFVKDGDAVKVGDIAFTVTGSARSILSTERLVLNCMQRMSGIATLTHDWDSRLIGTKTKLLDTRKTTPNFRVCEKWAVAIGGGTNHRYGLYDMIMLKDNHIDYNGSITNAVKMAKDYIKKNKKKLKIEVETRNLDEVEEAIKAKVDRIMLDNMDIPTMAKAVKMINGSCETEASGGITREQLKAIAATGVTYISAGALTHSADNMDLSLKAVK, from the coding sequence ATGAAGAGACCGGCATACGTAACCGATAAAGTTTTGAAACAGTTCATCAAAAATGCTTTGGAAGAAGACATTCAGGACGGCGACCACTCTACCCTTTCCACCATTCCCAAGGACCTTGAGCAGAGCGCAAAGCTCCTCGTAAAGCAGGACTGCATCCTGGCCGGGGTGGAACTGGCTGAAATTATTTTTAAAACATTTGACAAAAACCTGCATGTTGAAACATTTGTAAAAGATGGTGACGCAGTGAAGGTCGGAGACATTGCTTTTACCGTAACCGGAAGCGCGAGGTCTATCCTTTCCACAGAAAGGCTGGTACTGAACTGCATGCAGCGGATGAGCGGGATTGCCACCCTTACCCATGACTGGGACTCAAGACTGATAGGAACCAAGACCAAGCTTTTAGATACCAGAAAGACCACGCCCAATTTCAGGGTCTGCGAAAAATGGGCGGTGGCCATTGGCGGCGGAACCAATCACCGGTACGGGCTTTATGACATGATCATGCTGAAAGACAACCATATCGATTACAACGGAAGTATTACCAATGCCGTAAAAATGGCTAAGGATTACATCAAAAAAAATAAAAAGAAGCTTAAAATAGAAGTGGAAACCCGAAATCTGGATGAAGTGGAAGAAGCAATCAAGGCAAAGGTCGACAGGATCATGCTGGACAATATGGATATCCCGACTATGGCAAAGGCCGTAAAGATGATCAACGGTTCATGCGAAACCGAAGCATCCGGCGGAATTACCCGTGAACAACTGAAAGCCATTGCTGCTACAGGTGTTACCTACATATCTGCTGGGGCACTGACGCATTCTGCTGATAATATGGATTTGAGCCTTAAGGCCGTTAAATAA
- the nadB gene encoding L-aspartate oxidase, with protein MIKADVLVIGSGISGLSYAIKISEQFPDAKIIIVTKSDEDESNTKYAQGGLAVVTDSKNDHFNKHIEDTMRAGDGENKRDVVEMVVKEAPARFNEIVEWGANFDMKNGEFALGREGGHTENRIVHHKDITGFEIERALLETANKSENIEILDHHYVIDIITQHHVPGKELNEGDIHCYGAYILDEKSKEIKKITSKITMVATGGAGHVYKNTTNPTIATGDGIAFVARAKGKVSNMQYYQFHPTALYSKIDGMLFLISEAVRGDGARLRTKKGEKFMHKYDEREELASRDIVARAIDAEMKITGDEYVGLDCKEMDQEKFLEHFPNIYKKCRDEGIDPFKQLIPVVPACHYLMGGIEVDKDGQSSIRNLFAVGECTNSGLHGANRLASNSLLEGLVFGHNAAMKTVALLHENNFNFDDLKAVPEWNEEGMKIMDEMVIVSYLRKQLQEMMSDLVGIVRSNRRLNMALQKHQEIAAAVDEIYHYSILSPQLSELRNLTTVAHLIITQSMEMTENKGAFYNKDLV; from the coding sequence ATGATAAAAGCGGATGTATTAGTAATCGGTTCCGGGATTTCGGGACTTTCCTACGCGATAAAAATTTCTGAGCAGTTTCCGGATGCCAAAATAATTATCGTAACCAAGTCTGATGAAGATGAAAGCAATACCAAATATGCACAGGGCGGCCTTGCAGTGGTTACAGATTCTAAAAATGACCATTTCAACAAACATATTGAAGATACCATGCGTGCCGGAGACGGCGAAAACAAACGCGACGTAGTGGAAATGGTAGTAAAGGAAGCACCGGCCAGGTTTAATGAAATTGTGGAATGGGGTGCGAACTTCGATATGAAAAACGGAGAGTTTGCTTTGGGAAGAGAAGGCGGGCATACGGAAAACAGGATTGTCCACCACAAAGACATCACCGGTTTTGAAATTGAAAGGGCATTGCTGGAAACCGCCAATAAAAGTGAAAATATTGAGATCCTCGATCATCATTACGTCATTGATATCATCACCCAGCACCACGTTCCCGGCAAAGAACTCAATGAAGGAGACATCCACTGCTATGGTGCCTATATTTTAGATGAAAAATCTAAAGAAATCAAGAAAATTACTTCCAAAATAACAATGGTGGCCACAGGCGGAGCGGGACATGTCTATAAAAACACCACCAATCCTACCATTGCAACCGGAGACGGCATCGCTTTCGTAGCAAGAGCAAAAGGAAAAGTTTCCAATATGCAGTATTACCAGTTTCATCCAACGGCACTATACAGTAAAATTGACGGCATGCTGTTCCTGATTTCTGAAGCCGTACGTGGCGACGGGGCCAGGCTGAGAACAAAAAAGGGTGAAAAATTCATGCATAAATATGATGAGCGTGAAGAGCTGGCCTCCCGGGACATCGTGGCAAGAGCGATTGATGCGGAAATGAAGATAACCGGTGACGAATATGTAGGCCTGGACTGTAAGGAAATGGATCAGGAAAAATTCCTTGAACATTTCCCGAATATCTATAAAAAATGCAGGGATGAAGGGATTGATCCTTTCAAACAGCTGATTCCAGTGGTTCCGGCCTGCCATTACCTGATGGGCGGCATTGAAGTGGACAAGGACGGGCAGTCTTCCATCAGGAACCTTTTTGCCGTAGGAGAATGCACAAATTCCGGGCTTCACGGAGCCAACCGCCTTGCTTCCAATTCATTATTGGAAGGCCTGGTTTTCGGACACAATGCCGCCATGAAAACCGTAGCCCTTTTGCATGAAAATAATTTCAATTTTGATGACCTGAAAGCGGTCCCGGAATGGAACGAAGAGGGCATGAAAATTATGGATGAAATGGTGATTGTTTCTTATTTAAGAAAACAGCTGCAGGAAATGATGAGCGACCTGGTGGGCATCGTAAGAAGCAACCGCCGCCTGAATATGGCCTTGCAGAAACATCAGGAAATCGCTGCTGCCGTGGATGAAATTTACCATTACTCCATTCTTTCCCCGCAGTTATCAGAATTAAGGAACCTCACAACCGTTGCCCACCTCATCATTACCCAGTCTATGGAAATGACAGAAAATAAGGGAGCATTTTACAATAAAGATTTAGTTTAA
- a CDS encoding NAD(P)H-dependent oxidoreductase: protein MKNYLEALSRRYSVKKFNQEIVPQEVLGNILESGKLSASSLGLQPYKILVVESEAMKQKLIPAFYNPSQISTCSHLIVIVSKKTVEEQYLNGYFRHISEVRETPLEHLDPFRNSIDQHFRKNSHDIFNWAEKQSYIVLANLMYAAAIENVDTCPMEGFRQDVIEEILEIDPEAEKATVTLALGYRSEEDHFQHLKKVRKPDEKLFKFI from the coding sequence ATGAAGAATTACTTAGAAGCTTTAAGCAGAAGATATTCCGTAAAAAAATTTAATCAGGAAATAGTGCCTCAGGAAGTCCTTGGCAACATTCTTGAGTCGGGAAAATTATCTGCAAGCTCTCTGGGCCTTCAGCCTTACAAAATTCTGGTTGTGGAAAGCGAGGCAATGAAGCAGAAGCTGATTCCGGCCTTTTACAACCCGTCACAGATTTCAACCTGCTCCCATCTCATTGTCATCGTTTCAAAAAAAACAGTGGAAGAGCAGTATCTTAACGGATACTTCAGGCATATCTCGGAAGTAAGAGAGACGCCGCTGGAACATTTAGACCCTTTCAGGAACAGCATTGACCAGCACTTCCGGAAAAACAGCCACGATATTTTCAACTGGGCAGAAAAACAGTCGTATATCGTTCTTGCTAACCTGATGTATGCGGCCGCAATTGAAAATGTAGACACCTGCCCGATGGAAGGTTTCCGCCAGGATGTTATTGAGGAAATCCTGGAAATCGACCCTGAAGCTGAAAAAGCTACCGTTACGCTGGCTTTAGGCTACCGTTCGGAGGAAGATCATTTCCAGCACCTGAAAAAAGTAAGAAAACCAGACGAGAAATTGTTTAAATTTATTTAA
- a CDS encoding T9SS type B sorting domain-containing protein gives MKKLILSYFLIIFICLAGKISAQTYQLTGSPVNTTGWDLVSNASVSGDFIQLTQDIGSQFGVVKLATPINLKYCDKWKVEFDFRIDGNGTTSFGRGDGFTFWYLSNPPTGFTSGGGLGIPANANGLMVGFDIFNNSTEGQMSKIHVLYGTNNLPVGNNNIEYNTTAGSTFHTADLNPTQPFVGATYKHVIVNGEMDPVNTNIWNIKIQMDGVLLVDQPFTASGGAVGMTTGYFGFSAATGGASARHSIKNAKIYIDKVPILTNTVTPSVCVNPATGNGTVNLTSFQNQFVTTPANYVFTYFGPGGTPITNPSNYQYPAGTTTVTVVVQDPSSTLCDNGDGTIVLTPTPFSANDVTINGCNNNNAGGAVFDLTAAALSSVPGSTSIFYNTMSDLNSQVNPITNPSAFFSPATTIYAQVTTPQGCTDAAQITLALFPVVTVQDATLRSCAIEAKPSTGQFDLTTALVTTQTGTKTYYPSLTDAQNGTNPIPVPTAYISPNGVAYIKVTNANGCYAVAKVTLIVIPQAFSAILQDKIICMEDMTTLDAGPGFTAYKWSTGATTQAIANVTVGTYWVELKTGNCIVKQPVKVYPSEQPVITSVDISNTTVTVYANGGTAPYQYSIDGIHWQDSNEFKNVPRGDSQIYIKDAYDCDPITITIVVPNLINVITPNGDGVNDVIDYSALAGKKNLVFNVFDRYGAKIHEADKSNRYRWDGTVGGRKIPTGSYWYSVSWNENDKKNTPFTYSGWVLVKNRD, from the coding sequence ATGAAAAAACTAATACTTTCTTATTTTCTTATCATTTTCATTTGTCTCGCCGGAAAAATTTCTGCACAGACATACCAGCTTACCGGGAGCCCTGTGAACACAACCGGATGGGATCTTGTCTCCAATGCTTCTGTAAGCGGAGATTTTATACAGCTTACTCAGGATATCGGAAGCCAGTTTGGCGTGGTAAAATTAGCAACCCCTATCAACCTCAAATATTGCGATAAATGGAAAGTGGAATTTGATTTCAGAATTGACGGAAACGGAACGACGTCTTTCGGCCGCGGTGACGGATTTACATTCTGGTACCTCAGCAACCCGCCTACAGGATTTACGAGTGGAGGCGGATTGGGCATACCTGCCAATGCCAACGGGCTGATGGTAGGTTTTGACATCTTCAATAATTCCACAGAAGGCCAGATGAGTAAAATCCATGTTCTGTACGGAACCAACAACTTGCCTGTAGGAAACAATAATATAGAATATAATACCACTGCAGGAAGTACTTTCCACACTGCAGATCTCAATCCAACACAGCCGTTTGTTGGGGCTACTTACAAACACGTTATCGTAAACGGTGAAATGGATCCTGTAAATACCAATATCTGGAACATAAAAATTCAGATGGACGGTGTCTTACTGGTAGACCAGCCATTTACGGCTTCCGGAGGAGCCGTAGGAATGACCACAGGATACTTCGGATTTTCCGCAGCAACGGGAGGTGCAAGCGCAAGGCATTCAATAAAAAATGCCAAAATTTACATTGATAAAGTTCCTATTCTTACCAATACCGTTACCCCGAGTGTCTGCGTAAACCCGGCTACAGGAAACGGAACTGTAAATCTAACGTCTTTCCAGAACCAGTTCGTAACAACCCCGGCAAACTATGTTTTCACTTATTTCGGGCCCGGCGGAACACCGATTACCAACCCCAGCAATTACCAGTACCCTGCCGGAACCACTACGGTTACAGTAGTTGTCCAGGATCCTTCATCCACGCTCTGTGATAATGGTGACGGAACCATTGTATTAACTCCTACCCCTTTTTCAGCGAATGACGTAACCATCAACGGCTGTAACAACAATAATGCAGGTGGAGCCGTTTTCGATCTTACAGCAGCAGCCTTATCATCGGTTCCAGGAAGTACTTCAATATTTTATAATACCATGTCTGATCTCAATAGTCAGGTCAATCCGATCACCAACCCTTCGGCATTTTTTTCACCGGCAACCACAATCTATGCTCAGGTAACTACGCCGCAGGGCTGTACGGATGCTGCACAGATTACCCTGGCCCTATTCCCGGTTGTAACAGTACAGGATGCCACTCTAAGATCCTGTGCGATTGAGGCCAAGCCTTCTACGGGGCAGTTTGATCTTACCACAGCTCTGGTCACTACACAAACCGGTACAAAAACATATTACCCTTCCCTAACCGATGCCCAGAACGGAACCAATCCGATCCCGGTACCGACCGCATATATCTCTCCAAATGGCGTAGCATATATTAAGGTTACCAATGCAAACGGATGTTATGCCGTAGCCAAAGTCACATTAATTGTAATTCCACAGGCTTTTTCTGCAATTCTACAGGATAAAATTATCTGCATGGAGGACATGACAACATTAGATGCCGGCCCGGGATTTACCGCTTACAAATGGAGTACGGGCGCAACAACGCAGGCCATTGCCAATGTAACCGTCGGGACCTATTGGGTGGAGCTTAAAACAGGGAACTGTATAGTAAAACAACCTGTGAAAGTATACCCTTCCGAGCAGCCCGTAATCACCAGTGTCGATATTTCAAATACAACCGTTACGGTTTACGCCAACGGAGGAACTGCGCCTTACCAATACTCCATCGACGGAATTCACTGGCAGGATTCCAATGAATTTAAGAATGTACCGAGAGGAGACAGCCAGATTTATATCAAAGACGCCTATGACTGTGACCCGATTACCATTACCATCGTGGTTCCGAACCTGATCAATGTAATTACCCCGAACGGAGACGGAGTAAATGATGTGATCGACTATTCTGCACTGGCAGGCAAAAAAAACCTGGTATTTAATGTTTTTGACCGGTACGGAGCTAAAATCCATGAGGCCGATAAATCCAACAGATACCGGTGGGACGGCACAGTAGGCGGAAGAAAAATTCCGACAGGCAGCTACTGGTATTCTGTTTCATGGAATGAAAATGACAAGAAAAACACCCCGTTCACATACTCCGGGTGGGTACTTGTTAAAAACAGGGATTAA
- a CDS encoding T9SS type B sorting domain-containing protein, whose amino-acid sequence MNKKLLTYFTLFLCCFFGEISAQTYQLTGNPVNTTGWDVVPSATVSGDFVQLTADQTSQVGGIKLNAPINLKFCDKWRVEFDFRIDGNGTASYGRGDGFAFWYLANPPASYTQGGGLGIPANSTGLMVGFDIFNNSTEGQMSKVHVLYGTNNTAGSNIEFNNTAGSTFHTADLIATQPFVGAAYKHVEVLGQVDPANVNNWIINIKIDGIVVVNQSFAPSGGAIGMTQGYFGFSASTGAASARHSIKNAKIYTDKVSITQPSVSASFCPNPSTGQGTVNLTSYQNQFVANPANYTFSYSVAGTPIANPASYQFAGNTTVSVLIKDNAGVLCDNPDAKIILSLSPFTATPATLTACNNNNAGTATYNLALANVNEPAGSTKIYYKTLADLNAGTNPITNPNAYVSAAGTVYVKVTTPQGCVGSAAITLAFFPPIVYNDTTIESCFIENAPSTASFNLTQANVTNAAGITKTYHTTLADAVAGTNIISNSLAYISTSSTVYVRITNVATCFVIAKVTLKVLPPVYSSVLKDKIICIDAKTTLDAGSGFDTYLWNTGDTTQAIQNVSPGQYWVQLKSGRCTSTQLVKVIPSPQPVITGIDITNTTITINVNGGKAPYRYSLDGVNWQDSNTFTGLPRGEAVVYVKDAYNCSPINVQVTVPNLINVITPNGDNVNDVIDYTALAYKKNLVFVIYDRYGNKMYEADKLRNYKWDGTAGGKKVMTGTYWYTISWNENDKNNTQTVYNGWILVKNIE is encoded by the coding sequence ATGAATAAAAAGCTACTGACTTATTTTACCCTCTTTCTATGCTGCTTTTTCGGAGAAATTTCTGCCCAGACTTATCAGCTGACAGGAAATCCTGTGAATACAACCGGGTGGGACGTTGTTCCGTCAGCAACCGTTAGTGGTGACTTTGTACAACTTACTGCAGATCAGACTTCTCAGGTAGGCGGTATCAAATTAAATGCTCCCATCAATCTTAAATTCTGTGATAAATGGAGAGTGGAATTTGATTTCAGGATAGACGGAAACGGAACTGCGTCTTACGGCCGCGGTGACGGTTTTGCTTTCTGGTATCTGGCCAACCCTCCTGCATCCTATACCCAGGGCGGCGGTTTAGGGATCCCTGCTAATTCTACAGGGCTGATGGTAGGTTTTGATATTTTCAACAACAGTACCGAAGGACAGATGAGCAAGGTTCATGTGCTGTACGGGACAAACAATACCGCAGGATCCAATATCGAGTTTAACAATACGGCAGGAAGTACATTCCATACGGCGGATCTCATTGCCACCCAGCCGTTTGTCGGGGCTGCTTACAAGCATGTGGAGGTATTGGGCCAGGTAGACCCTGCCAATGTAAACAACTGGATCATCAATATAAAAATAGACGGTATTGTAGTGGTGAACCAGTCTTTCGCCCCATCCGGAGGTGCGATCGGGATGACCCAGGGATATTTCGGATTTTCAGCGTCTACGGGTGCGGCAAGCGCGAGACATTCCATCAAAAATGCCAAAATTTACACGGATAAGGTTTCCATCACCCAGCCTTCCGTTTCGGCAAGCTTCTGCCCGAACCCTTCAACCGGCCAGGGAACCGTGAACCTGACAAGTTATCAGAATCAGTTTGTTGCCAATCCCGCAAACTATACATTCTCATACAGTGTGGCGGGAACCCCGATTGCCAATCCTGCCAGTTACCAGTTTGCCGGGAATACGACCGTTTCCGTGCTCATCAAAGATAACGCCGGCGTATTGTGTGATAATCCGGATGCAAAGATTATTTTATCCCTCTCCCCGTTCACTGCTACCCCTGCCACGCTTACCGCATGCAACAATAACAATGCAGGAACAGCAACGTATAATCTTGCGCTTGCCAACGTAAATGAACCTGCAGGATCAACCAAAATTTACTATAAGACACTGGCTGACCTTAATGCAGGAACGAACCCGATTACCAATCCTAATGCTTATGTTTCTGCAGCCGGAACCGTGTATGTTAAGGTAACCACGCCGCAGGGATGTGTGGGATCTGCTGCCATTACACTGGCATTTTTCCCTCCTATCGTCTATAATGACACTACCATCGAATCCTGCTTTATTGAAAACGCACCCAGCACTGCTTCCTTTAACCTGACACAGGCCAATGTGACGAATGCTGCGGGAATTACCAAAACATACCATACCACGCTGGCTGATGCTGTAGCCGGAACAAATATAATTTCAAATTCCCTTGCCTATATTTCAACTTCATCAACGGTGTATGTAAGAATTACCAATGTAGCGACCTGTTTTGTTATTGCCAAAGTAACCCTGAAAGTCCTGCCTCCGGTGTATTCTTCTGTTCTGAAAGACAAGATTATCTGTATTGATGCAAAAACCACGCTTGATGCGGGCTCGGGGTTTGATACATACCTGTGGAACACCGGTGACACTACTCAGGCTATTCAGAATGTTTCTCCGGGGCAATACTGGGTTCAGCTGAAATCAGGAAGATGTACATCAACACAGCTGGTGAAAGTCATCCCTTCACCCCAACCCGTAATTACAGGGATTGATATTACCAATACAACAATTACAATAAATGTAAACGGAGGGAAAGCGCCGTACCGGTATTCTCTGGACGGTGTAAACTGGCAGGACTCCAATACCTTTACAGGCCTGCCTAGAGGTGAAGCCGTGGTGTATGTAAAAGATGCCTATAACTGTTCGCCGATCAACGTTCAGGTTACCGTTCCGAATCTGATTAATGTAATTACGCCTAACGGAGACAATGTAAATGATGTGATTGATTATACTGCCCTGGCCTACAAAAAAAATCTGGTTTTCGTTATTTATGACAGATACGGAAACAAAATGTATGAGGCCGACAAGCTGAGGAACTATAAATGGGACGGAACAGCCGGCGGCAAAAAAGTAATGACGGGAACTTACTGGTACACCATCAGCTGGAATGAAAATGATAAAAACAATACCCAGACTGTTTACAACGGCTGGATACTGGTAAAAAACATAGAATAA
- the rnhA gene encoding ribonuclease HI: protein MRIEIYTDGACSGNPGKGGYGILMRVPEKNYQKTFSKGFRKTTNNRMELLAVITALEKLKSPENDIHVYTDSKYVSDAVNQNWLAGWVKRRWKNVKNPDLWQRFAVLYNLHRPKLHWIKGHAGHFENELCDKLAVSAAASGNLEIDTYFESLENNSLF from the coding sequence TTGAGAATAGAAATATACACCGACGGAGCCTGCAGCGGAAACCCGGGAAAGGGCGGATATGGAATTCTCATGCGTGTCCCGGAAAAAAATTATCAGAAAACCTTTTCAAAAGGCTTCCGGAAAACCACCAACAACAGGATGGAGCTTCTGGCCGTTATCACTGCGCTGGAAAAACTGAAATCCCCTGAGAATGATATCCATGTGTATACGGATAGCAAATATGTCTCGGATGCCGTCAACCAGAACTGGCTGGCCGGATGGGTCAAAAGACGGTGGAAAAATGTTAAAAACCCGGACCTCTGGCAAAGGTTTGCGGTATTGTATAACCTGCACCGGCCAAAGTTGCACTGGATCAAAGGCCATGCAGGACATTTTGAAAATGAGCTGTGTGACAAACTCGCCGTAAGTGCTGCTGCATCAGGTAATTTAGAGATTGATACCTATTTTGAAAGTCTTGAAAACAATTCCTTATTCTAA